From a region of the Myxococcus stipitatus genome:
- a CDS encoding lipoxygenase family protein — protein MTVQYKLIIRTSSRLGAGTDAAISVVLVGTRGESESQPLDKRFHNDFEAGAEDVYSIHASDLGELVSLRFTNAGGIASDWLLDCVHVLAGERTWFFPWFRWVLGGTTVDVLEGTARLPRQVTHERERTARRQLVERRRKQYAWRPAEATVGLPGALDISEERPLPKDELYRNLSEGSYEVVIAKTLAAIQLNLPMLRHAWNGLVDIFDFFKGIELPQLAQRWKDDYEFARQAVQGINPLHIQLVPRVPDGMPLTDEALHGLLPPGMSLARALDARRVFLIDFEILEGIPMYRKTDEASVEERRWAPASRCLLFLDDTRRLRPIAIQLGRAPEEAPVFTPNDGEYDWLLAKIYVRCSEGNTHQMVGHALRTHFVAEPFVVATMRNLPDPHPVYKLMRRHFRYTLAINEGARKGLLAEGGVFDDFIATGGPDKGHLALGKKGYQRWKLSDNKPRPDFERRGVLDPAVLPDYPYRDDALPLWDAIEEYVGGVLRHFYRSDADLAEDTELSEWWADLTEHGLPVDKLPCERLERVDDLVDILSTLLFTISVQHAAVNYLQYEHYAFVPNAPLSMRRAPPTQKGTIGPEDLAAMIPTKAQTLWQVAIGRALSSFGDDEEFLLHEGGWREEYFKEAELGVIRDRFHARLRAQLEAVNARNARGDVPYTVLRPDKIPCGITV, from the coding sequence ATGACTGTCCAGTACAAACTCATCATCCGCACGAGTTCGAGGCTCGGTGCGGGGACGGACGCCGCGATTTCCGTCGTCCTGGTTGGAACGCGAGGGGAGAGCGAGTCGCAGCCGTTGGACAAACGCTTTCACAACGACTTCGAGGCCGGCGCGGAGGATGTCTATTCCATCCATGCCAGTGATTTGGGAGAGCTGGTCTCGCTGCGCTTCACCAATGCCGGGGGTATCGCCAGTGACTGGCTGCTCGACTGCGTCCATGTCCTCGCCGGGGAGCGGACGTGGTTCTTCCCCTGGTTCCGCTGGGTGCTCGGCGGGACGACGGTCGACGTCCTGGAGGGCACGGCCCGCCTGCCTCGGCAGGTGACACACGAGCGCGAGCGGACCGCGCGCCGCCAGCTGGTGGAGCGGCGTCGCAAGCAATATGCCTGGCGTCCCGCCGAGGCGACCGTCGGCCTGCCGGGCGCGCTCGACATCAGTGAGGAGCGTCCCCTCCCCAAGGACGAGCTGTACCGCAACCTGAGCGAGGGCAGCTACGAGGTCGTCATCGCCAAGACGCTGGCCGCCATCCAGCTGAACCTGCCCATGCTCCGCCACGCCTGGAACGGCCTGGTGGACATCTTCGACTTCTTCAAGGGCATCGAGCTGCCCCAGCTGGCGCAGCGCTGGAAGGACGACTACGAGTTCGCGCGACAGGCCGTGCAGGGCATCAACCCGCTGCACATCCAGCTCGTCCCGCGGGTGCCGGACGGCATGCCGCTCACCGACGAGGCGCTGCACGGCCTCTTGCCACCGGGCATGAGCCTCGCGCGGGCGCTCGACGCCCGGCGCGTCTTCCTCATCGACTTCGAGATCCTCGAGGGCATCCCGATGTACCGGAAGACCGACGAGGCGAGCGTCGAGGAGCGCCGCTGGGCCCCCGCCTCGCGGTGCCTGCTGTTCCTGGACGACACCCGGCGGCTGCGCCCCATCGCCATCCAATTGGGCCGCGCGCCGGAGGAGGCCCCCGTCTTCACGCCGAACGACGGCGAGTACGACTGGCTCCTAGCGAAGATCTACGTGCGCTGCAGCGAGGGCAACACGCACCAGATGGTCGGTCACGCGCTGCGCACGCACTTCGTGGCGGAGCCCTTCGTCGTGGCGACGATGCGCAACCTCCCCGACCCGCACCCCGTCTACAAGCTGATGCGCCGTCACTTCCGCTACACGCTCGCCATCAACGAGGGCGCGCGCAAGGGACTGCTCGCCGAAGGGGGCGTGTTCGACGACTTCATCGCCACTGGCGGCCCCGACAAGGGACACCTCGCGCTCGGCAAGAAGGGCTACCAACGCTGGAAGCTGTCGGACAACAAGCCGCGCCCGGACTTCGAACGACGGGGCGTGCTCGACCCGGCGGTGCTCCCCGACTATCCCTATCGCGACGACGCGCTCCCCTTGTGGGACGCCATCGAGGAGTACGTCGGCGGCGTGCTGCGGCACTTCTACCGGAGCGACGCGGACCTGGCCGAGGACACCGAGCTGAGCGAGTGGTGGGCAGACCTCACCGAGCATGGCCTGCCGGTGGACAAGCTGCCCTGTGAGCGGCTCGAACGCGTGGACGACCTGGTGGACATCCTCTCCACCCTGCTGTTCACCATCAGCGTCCAGCACGCCGCGGTGAACTACCTCCAGTACGAACACTACGCCTTCGTGCCCAACGCGCCGCTGAGCATGCGCCGGGCGCCTCCGACCCAGAAGGGGACCATCGGCCCGGAGGACCTCGCCGCGATGATTCCCACCAAGGCGCAGACCCTCTGGCAGGTCGCCATCGGGCGGGCCCTCTCCAGCTTCGGCGACGACGAGGAGTTCCTGCTCCACGAAGGCGGCTGGCGCGAGGAGTACTTCAAGGAGGCGGAGCTCGGGGTCATCCGGGACCGCTTCCACGCCCGCTTGAGGGCCCAGCTCGAGGCGGTCAACGCGCGCAACGCCCGTGGCGACGTGCCCTACACCGTCCTGCGACCCGACAAGATTCCCTGCGGCATCACCGTCTGA
- a CDS encoding cytochrome P450 — translation MPNPLSRGLFNLFFGARRRAMEPLPGPTPGLLGTVGDFLGPQPWDVCARYGREYGGVTLIWMGPNPGLVLNDPALIEEVMETRRLEFEKGNISDQVRPTVTNDTTFIALQGDEWNEKRRQDPLVQPWTAEWLAAQVGPMQRAIDAAVDALSTATSLDLTPTLRRLTFDTFAHVTIGESLPDSAYEDFLLMARGADARIQSKLPLRFVSLPKGFEQARERFYGLFERKVREARAAPDARRVDLMSWTLRELPDIPDRFLAHQLGTFFYGGVFSSSTTLVGAYHQLQKFPAVETRLAAEAAALGDRPLDFDRLRDAPWAEAVAYEAMRLLPAVRVFTRTPSQDTKLAGVTLPAGAMIMISNQHLHRDPAHWSAPEVFDPSRWLDGGTARDPLGSGYFFPFGRGPRACSGGAFAVVYLQTALATIAARARVHVDSTEPFEEGFFFGVVLPKGVTGRLVSRRPHAVRSPQEVRTTPAVESA, via the coding sequence TTGCCGAATCCTCTCTCACGAGGTTTGTTCAACCTGTTCTTCGGCGCGCGGCGCAGGGCCATGGAGCCCTTGCCGGGCCCCACGCCCGGCCTCCTCGGGACGGTGGGGGATTTCCTCGGCCCCCAGCCCTGGGACGTCTGCGCGCGCTATGGTCGCGAGTATGGCGGCGTGACGCTCATCTGGATGGGGCCCAACCCCGGCCTGGTGCTCAACGACCCGGCGCTCATCGAGGAGGTCATGGAGACGCGCCGGCTGGAGTTCGAGAAGGGCAACATCAGCGACCAGGTCCGTCCCACGGTGACGAACGACACGACCTTCATCGCGCTCCAGGGCGACGAGTGGAACGAGAAGCGCCGGCAGGACCCGCTGGTACAGCCCTGGACGGCGGAGTGGCTCGCCGCCCAGGTGGGGCCCATGCAGCGCGCCATCGACGCCGCCGTGGACGCGCTGTCGACGGCGACGTCCCTGGACCTCACGCCCACCCTGCGCCGGCTGACGTTCGACACCTTCGCCCACGTCACCATCGGTGAGTCCCTGCCGGACTCCGCCTATGAAGACTTCCTGCTGATGGCCCGGGGCGCGGACGCCCGCATCCAATCGAAGCTGCCGCTGCGCTTCGTCTCCCTGCCCAAGGGCTTCGAGCAGGCGCGCGAGCGCTTCTACGGGCTGTTCGAGCGGAAGGTCCGCGAGGCCCGCGCGGCGCCGGATGCCCGCCGCGTCGACCTCATGTCCTGGACGCTGCGGGAGCTGCCCGACATCCCGGACCGGTTCCTCGCGCACCAGTTGGGGACCTTCTTCTACGGGGGCGTCTTCTCGTCCAGCACCACCCTGGTGGGGGCGTATCACCAGCTCCAGAAGTTCCCGGCCGTGGAGACGCGCCTGGCGGCGGAGGCCGCCGCGCTGGGCGACCGGCCGCTCGACTTCGACCGGCTGCGCGACGCGCCCTGGGCGGAGGCCGTCGCCTACGAGGCCATGCGCCTGCTGCCCGCCGTGCGCGTCTTCACGCGCACGCCATCCCAGGACACGAAGCTCGCGGGCGTCACCCTGCCGGCGGGCGCGATGATCATGATCTCCAACCAGCACCTGCACCGGGACCCCGCCCACTGGAGCGCCCCGGAGGTGTTCGACCCGTCGCGTTGGCTCGACGGCGGCACGGCGAGGGATCCGCTCGGCAGCGGGTACTTCTTCCCCTTCGGCCGAGGCCCCCGCGCCTGCTCCGGCGGCGCCTTCGCGGTGGTGTACCTGCAGACCGCGCTGGCCACCATCGCCGCCCGCGCCCGCGTCCACGTCGACTCCACCGAGCCGTTCGAGGAAGGATTCTTCTTCGGAGTGGTCCTCCCCAAGGGTGTCACCGGGAGACTCGTCTCGCGCCGTCCCCACGCCGTCCGTTCCCCACAGGAAGTCCGCACCACCCCCGCAGTGGAATCCGCATGA
- a CDS encoding lipoxygenase family protein: MDGPETRAGVAGVVMKALSRWMASLGWGPRGEPAEPLAPEELARWYSGLSPDEQRALSRELAPRVRATRVEREPSTLPAVVTGRLVFEQDGPDGPIPLHHVKVELWDRDIGSPDDFLGQGFTDGSGAFTIRYDPADAGVGDLPDLEIRFFEPQHTFRADGTVVESWRRIGSERGPDDHGGLQHDFGTLRLPYWEYDPGTPLARLLVTEEGTPPTAYAPGRALAMLKAVAPIELVKRRHLLEGRLGRPPSLARIQADYPESMTVRMERESPGSTRSDAFFGERLLNGMFSTILDRDPEVADAKDAFRLYFPWNAYEQDGVHCLPDVDVRLRLVEGKLLPVRIILGMREPGVTAPGAPVTRRSFTPADGAAWEAAKRMARVSATLDTELGNHLGQCHFNVEQYAIAAHRNLRHSPLRWLLMPHLREVVLINHAANGFLVGPEGYITRASALTERGIDTRLEHLLGSYDWKGFSPAPPVCEGHRYARAAGLFWRLVGEHVDAFFTEHGARVEAWWTEVRRFSDDLVSHSAPAFVCRYLRAKVPGREAPWFVRSERMDLDVKTAQPPPRAVSAVTRTDSPQPGEMDALAQLCRYVIFFATFRHAWANNLQWEDASEVLYACLGLRWGKAGALSGEEDLDVAPPPDQATEMLWISWMLSKTNYGFLLSNEEADVHPRFVELLRAHAAEFAALGLDVRTVSSRINI; the protein is encoded by the coding sequence GTGGACGGACCCGAGACGCGAGCGGGCGTGGCGGGGGTGGTGATGAAGGCCCTGTCGCGTTGGATGGCGTCGCTGGGATGGGGTCCTCGCGGCGAGCCGGCGGAGCCGCTGGCGCCCGAGGAGCTGGCGCGTTGGTATTCGGGGCTGAGCCCGGACGAGCAGCGCGCGCTCAGCCGGGAGCTGGCGCCGAGAGTGCGCGCGACGCGGGTCGAGCGGGAGCCGTCGACGCTCCCGGCGGTCGTCACCGGACGGCTCGTGTTCGAGCAGGACGGGCCCGACGGGCCCATCCCCCTGCACCACGTCAAGGTGGAGCTGTGGGATCGCGACATCGGCTCGCCGGATGACTTCCTGGGCCAGGGTTTCACGGATGGTTCGGGGGCGTTCACCATCCGTTACGACCCGGCGGACGCGGGCGTGGGGGACCTGCCGGACCTGGAGATCCGCTTCTTCGAGCCGCAGCACACGTTCCGCGCGGATGGGACGGTGGTGGAGTCGTGGCGGCGCATCGGCTCCGAGCGGGGGCCGGACGACCACGGTGGGCTCCAGCACGACTTCGGCACGCTGCGGCTGCCGTACTGGGAATACGACCCGGGGACGCCGCTGGCGCGGCTGCTCGTCACGGAGGAGGGGACGCCACCCACGGCCTATGCGCCGGGGCGGGCGCTGGCGATGCTCAAGGCCGTCGCGCCCATCGAGCTGGTCAAGCGCCGCCACCTGCTCGAGGGCCGGCTGGGGCGCCCGCCGAGCCTGGCGCGCATCCAGGCGGACTACCCGGAGTCGATGACGGTGCGGATGGAGCGCGAGTCCCCGGGCTCCACGCGCTCGGACGCGTTCTTCGGGGAGCGGCTGCTCAACGGGATGTTCTCCACCATCCTGGACCGGGACCCGGAGGTCGCGGACGCGAAGGACGCCTTCCGGCTCTACTTCCCCTGGAACGCGTACGAGCAGGATGGCGTCCACTGCCTGCCCGACGTGGACGTGCGCTTGAGGCTGGTGGAGGGGAAGCTCTTGCCCGTGCGCATCATCCTGGGGATGCGCGAGCCGGGCGTGACGGCGCCGGGGGCTCCCGTCACGCGGCGGAGCTTCACGCCCGCGGACGGCGCGGCGTGGGAGGCCGCCAAGCGCATGGCGCGGGTGAGCGCCACGCTGGACACGGAGCTGGGCAACCACCTGGGGCAGTGCCACTTCAACGTGGAGCAGTACGCCATCGCCGCGCACCGCAACCTGCGGCACAGCCCGCTGCGCTGGTTGCTGATGCCCCACCTGCGCGAGGTGGTGCTCATCAACCACGCGGCGAACGGGTTCCTCGTCGGGCCGGAGGGCTACATCACCCGCGCCAGCGCCCTGACCGAGCGGGGCATCGACACGCGCCTGGAGCACCTGCTGGGCAGCTACGACTGGAAGGGCTTCTCGCCCGCGCCTCCCGTCTGCGAGGGACACCGCTACGCTCGCGCCGCGGGCCTGTTCTGGCGGCTGGTGGGAGAGCACGTCGACGCCTTCTTCACCGAGCATGGCGCGCGAGTGGAGGCGTGGTGGACGGAGGTCCGCCGCTTCTCGGACGACCTGGTGTCGCACTCGGCGCCGGCGTTCGTGTGCCGCTACCTGCGCGCGAAGGTGCCGGGGAGGGAGGCGCCGTGGTTCGTGCGCTCGGAGCGGATGGACCTGGACGTGAAGACGGCGCAGCCGCCCCCCCGGGCCGTCAGCGCGGTGACGCGGACGGACTCGCCCCAGCCTGGGGAGATGGACGCGCTCGCGCAGCTGTGCCGCTACGTCATCTTCTTCGCCACCTTCCGCCACGCCTGGGCCAACAACCTCCAGTGGGAGGACGCCAGCGAGGTGCTCTACGCGTGCCTGGGGCTGCGCTGGGGCAAGGCGGGCGCCTTGTCCGGGGAGGAGGACCTGGACGTGGCGCCACCTCCGGACCAGGCCACGGAGATGCTGTGGATTTCGTGGATGCTGTCCAAGACGAACTACGGCTTCCTGCTGTCCAACGAAGAGGCGGATGTCCACCCGCGCTTCGTGGAGCTGCTGCGGGCCCACGCCGCCGAGTTCGCCGCGCTGGGCCTGGATGTCCGCACGGTCAGCTCGCGCATCAACATCTAG
- a CDS encoding DUF998 domain-containing protein: MAWWAFGPTGVLVAVTAALLGASLGTHEDTRTPLLAFSLLGVSYVGAALFPCDPGAPPWGTWRNQLHDLVAMLGYGGAGAGLIELGRAFEDVAPVAALATLTATVGKGALLGGGLSLESPVRGRVQRVLEGALFGWMVLTSGWLWLGV; the protein is encoded by the coding sequence GTGGCCTGGTGGGCGTTCGGGCCCACCGGGGTGCTGGTGGCGGTGACCGCCGCCCTCCTGGGCGCCAGCCTCGGGACGCACGAGGACACCCGGACGCCCTTGCTGGCCTTCTCGCTGCTGGGCGTCAGCTACGTGGGGGCCGCCCTCTTCCCGTGTGATCCCGGCGCGCCGCCGTGGGGCACGTGGCGCAACCAGCTGCACGACCTGGTGGCGATGCTGGGCTACGGCGGCGCGGGCGCGGGGCTCATCGAACTGGGCCGCGCGTTCGAGGACGTGGCACCCGTCGCGGCGCTCGCCACGCTCACGGCGACGGTCGGCAAGGGCGCGCTGCTGGGGGGCGGCCTCTCGCTGGAGTCCCCCGTGCGGGGCCGGGTCCAGCGGGTGCTGGAGGGCGCGCTCTTCGGCTGGATGGTGCTGACGAGCGGGTGGTTGTGGCTCGGCGTCTGA
- a CDS encoding fatty acid desaturase family protein: protein MTLFRHPRDRFPVLLFMCVFALDLTVYFTARSWWLPILWLALWVIPKGWICAWNHHHQHVPMFRHALPNRLLEVVFGFQTGVISNAWFLHHVLGHHRNYLDQDKDESAWKRRDGTTMGEFEYSAFNALVAYPRAFRVGLQHPRALRVFLGMGVVQVALLGLLFWHDWYNALFVFLLPMAVSLYVTVWATYFHHVGLDATEHTQASYNILHAGYNLMTGNLGYHAAHHAKHGVHWSQLPELHAQLAKDIPATLYRQPGIPFVWTNTEAKVELPVGSADPAGT, encoded by the coding sequence ATGACCCTGTTCCGACATCCGAGAGACCGCTTCCCCGTCCTGCTGTTCATGTGCGTGTTCGCCCTGGACCTCACGGTGTACTTCACCGCCAGGAGCTGGTGGCTGCCCATCCTGTGGCTCGCCCTGTGGGTGATTCCCAAGGGGTGGATCTGCGCGTGGAACCACCACCACCAGCACGTCCCCATGTTCCGGCACGCGCTGCCCAACCGCCTGCTCGAAGTCGTCTTCGGCTTCCAGACCGGCGTGATTTCGAACGCCTGGTTCCTGCACCACGTGCTGGGCCACCACCGCAACTACCTGGACCAGGACAAGGACGAGTCCGCCTGGAAGCGCCGGGACGGGACGACGATGGGCGAGTTCGAGTACTCCGCCTTCAACGCCCTCGTCGCCTATCCGCGCGCCTTCCGCGTGGGCCTCCAGCACCCGCGCGCCCTCCGCGTCTTCCTGGGCATGGGCGTGGTGCAGGTGGCGCTGCTCGGCCTCCTGTTCTGGCACGACTGGTACAACGCCCTCTTCGTCTTCCTGCTGCCCATGGCCGTGTCGCTCTACGTGACGGTGTGGGCCACGTACTTCCACCACGTGGGCCTCGACGCCACGGAGCACACCCAGGCCTCGTACAACATCCTCCACGCGGGCTACAACCTCATGACCGGCAACCTGGGCTACCACGCCGCGCACCACGCGAAGCATGGCGTGCACTGGTCCCAGCTCCCGGAGCTGCACGCGCAGCTGGCCAAGGACATCCCCGCCACGCTCTACCGTCAGCCCGGCATCCCGTTCGTCTGGACGAACACGGAGGCCAAGGTGGAGCTGCCCGTGGGCTCCGCCGACCCCGCGGGGACCTGA